One window of the Arthrobacter sp. zg-Y919 genome contains the following:
- a CDS encoding 3-hydroxyacyl-CoA dehydrogenase family protein — MTQRSVAVVGSGYMGGGIAQMLALGGARVALADVSQEVAEKNLGRLLTEAEQFVADGLFPADAVQRLQENLWAAPGIEEAVADASYIAEAVPEIIEIKHSTLRRISAAARPDAVIGSNTSTILIARLAEAVDHPGRFLGVHFSNPAPFIPGVEVIPHAGTSPETVETAQEIVTLTGKRSAVVKDVTGFVLNRLQYALFHEAAQLVEEGIATAEDVDTLVRTTFGFRLPFFGPFAIADMAGLDVYSFCYASLQTEFPERFATPKALQDLVDAGKLGTKSGGGFLQIPAEQTDNLVAYRNKAYVAMAGLLNVLGPSPVDAVVKDGTAPNTR, encoded by the coding sequence GTGACTCAGCGCTCAGTAGCAGTTGTGGGTTCGGGATACATGGGTGGGGGCATCGCGCAGATGCTGGCCCTCGGGGGTGCGCGCGTCGCCCTGGCGGACGTTTCGCAGGAGGTCGCGGAAAAGAACCTCGGGCGCCTGCTCACTGAAGCTGAACAGTTCGTTGCGGACGGATTGTTCCCGGCGGACGCGGTGCAGCGCCTGCAGGAGAACCTGTGGGCCGCTCCGGGCATTGAAGAAGCCGTCGCGGATGCCTCCTACATTGCGGAGGCAGTCCCGGAGATCATCGAGATCAAGCACAGCACCCTGCGCCGAATCAGTGCGGCGGCGCGGCCGGACGCCGTCATCGGGTCCAATACCTCGACCATCCTCATCGCCAGGCTCGCGGAGGCGGTCGACCACCCCGGCCGTTTTCTCGGCGTCCACTTCTCGAACCCGGCACCGTTTATCCCCGGCGTCGAGGTTATCCCCCATGCCGGCACAAGCCCGGAAACGGTGGAGACGGCGCAGGAAATCGTCACGCTCACCGGCAAACGGTCCGCCGTCGTCAAGGACGTCACCGGATTCGTGCTCAACCGCCTGCAGTACGCACTGTTCCACGAGGCCGCGCAGCTGGTCGAGGAAGGCATCGCCACGGCGGAGGACGTCGATACCCTCGTGCGCACCACCTTCGGCTTCCGCCTGCCGTTCTTTGGCCCGTTCGCCATCGCGGACATGGCCGGACTGGATGTCTACTCGTTCTGCTACGCCTCACTGCAGACCGAGTTTCCCGAACGGTTCGCCACCCCTAAGGCCCTGCAGGATCTCGTTGATGCAGGGAAACTCGGAACCAAGTCAGGCGGTGGCTTCCTGCAGATCCCGGCTGAGCAGACGGACAACCTTGTTGCCTACCGCAACAAGGCCTATGTGGCCATGGCCGGGCTGCTTAACGTGCTCGGCCCGAGCCCTGTCGATGCGGTAGTCAAGGACGGCACTGCCCCGAACACCCGCTGA
- a CDS encoding dihydroxyacetone kinase family protein, with translation MTYLVNDPADFAADALRGYVAAHPRHVAMAHGGVVRSTETPKGQPALVIGGGSGHYPAFAGWIGPGMGHGAPCGNIFSSPSASQVYSVARSAENGGGVILGFGNYAGDVLHFGQAAEKLRAEGVDVRIIRVSDDVASAAAGDHRDRRGIAGDLVVFKIAGAAIEAGADLDEAERLAWKTNDATRSFGVAFKGCTLPGAAGALFHVPVGEMGIGLGIHGEPGIREVPMGTAVEIADLLLDGVLAEEPEHTGDGYRGRVAVLLNGLGTVKYEELFVVYGRVAERLAARGLTVVAPEVGEHVTSLDMAGLSLTLLFLDDELEKYWLAPADTPAFRREAPDLAARPERTGVHVPGEEPIPESTAESRELAERIAEALELIQSAAAENEEYFGRLDAVAGDGDHGQGMAYGSRGAATSGSAAAERGAGARTVLIHAGEAWAEEAGGTSGALWGAALTAAGGVFDDTRGTEPAEVVQAIVEGIEAIVRIGGAVPGDKTMVDSALPFRDVLVAEFGRSSDLAGATKKAAAAAREAAESTAQMTARLGRARVLGEKSLGTPDPGAVSFSLLMDALGDFFRSGTVASKALP, from the coding sequence ATGACTTATCTTGTGAACGATCCCGCGGACTTCGCAGCCGATGCCCTGCGCGGCTACGTTGCCGCCCATCCCCGGCATGTGGCCATGGCACACGGGGGCGTGGTGCGCTCGACCGAAACCCCGAAGGGCCAGCCTGCCCTGGTCATCGGCGGAGGGTCCGGCCACTACCCTGCCTTCGCCGGATGGATCGGGCCCGGCATGGGCCACGGCGCGCCCTGCGGCAACATCTTCTCCTCCCCCTCGGCCTCCCAGGTGTATTCCGTGGCACGGTCGGCTGAAAACGGAGGCGGCGTCATCCTCGGCTTCGGCAATTACGCCGGCGACGTCCTGCACTTCGGGCAGGCCGCCGAGAAGCTGCGGGCCGAAGGCGTGGACGTGCGGATCATCCGCGTGTCCGACGACGTCGCCTCGGCAGCCGCCGGGGACCATCGTGACCGCCGGGGCATCGCCGGAGATCTGGTGGTGTTCAAGATCGCCGGCGCCGCCATAGAGGCCGGAGCCGACCTCGACGAAGCCGAGCGGCTGGCCTGGAAGACCAACGACGCCACCCGCTCCTTTGGGGTGGCGTTCAAAGGGTGCACCCTGCCCGGCGCCGCAGGGGCGCTGTTCCACGTGCCGGTGGGCGAAATGGGGATCGGACTGGGTATCCACGGGGAACCGGGCATCCGGGAGGTACCGATGGGCACCGCCGTGGAGATCGCGGACCTCCTGCTCGACGGCGTCCTGGCCGAGGAACCTGAACACACCGGGGACGGCTACCGGGGACGGGTGGCCGTCCTGCTGAACGGCCTGGGCACGGTCAAGTACGAGGAGCTTTTTGTTGTCTATGGGCGGGTGGCCGAGCGCCTGGCCGCACGGGGCCTCACCGTGGTGGCCCCCGAAGTCGGCGAGCATGTCACCAGCCTGGATATGGCGGGACTGTCCCTGACCCTCCTCTTCCTCGACGACGAACTCGAGAAGTACTGGCTGGCGCCGGCCGATACCCCGGCCTTCCGCAGGGAAGCACCCGACCTGGCCGCACGGCCCGAACGTACCGGTGTGCACGTTCCCGGCGAGGAACCCATCCCGGAGTCCACCGCCGAATCCCGGGAGCTGGCGGAACGGATTGCGGAGGCCCTGGAGCTGATCCAATCCGCCGCCGCCGAGAACGAGGAATACTTCGGGCGGCTGGATGCCGTCGCCGGCGACGGCGACCACGGCCAGGGCATGGCTTACGGCTCACGGGGCGCAGCCACATCCGGAAGTGCCGCTGCGGAACGGGGCGCCGGCGCCCGGACCGTGCTGATCCATGCCGGGGAAGCCTGGGCCGAGGAGGCCGGTGGTACCTCCGGTGCGCTCTGGGGTGCTGCCCTGACTGCCGCCGGCGGGGTCTTCGACGACACCCGCGGCACCGAACCGGCGGAGGTGGTGCAAGCCATCGTCGAGGGAATCGAAGCAATAGTCCGCATCGGCGGCGCGGTACCGGGCGACAAAACGATGGTGGACTCCGCCCTTCCCTTCCGGGACGTGCTGGTTGCGGAGTTCGGCAGGTCTTCAGATCTGGCCGGAGCCACGAAGAAGGCCGCCGCCGCCGCACGGGAGGCCGCCGAGTCCACCGCGCAGATGACTGCCCGCCTCGGGCGGGCCCGCGTCCTGGGCGAAAAAAGCCTCGGCACTCCGGATCCGGGAGCCGTGTCCTTCTCCCTGCTCATGGACGCGTTGGGTGACTTTTTCCGTTCCGGCACGGTTGCTTCCAAGGCACTGCCGTGA
- a CDS encoding glycosyltransferase family 9 protein produces the protein MTQAPPSGRPWPAPGQRDGLARGVGPLAPRFAGVEKIAVLRGGGLGDLMFALPAIEALAAAYPAASITLLGTALHAALLIDRPGPVHRVEVLPAAPGIAAGPEDPRVVEEFLARMRQERFDLAVQVHGGGRNSNPFLLGLGARHTVGTRTPDAAALDRSIPYIYYQHEVFRALEVAGLAGAAPVSLDAQLPVLPAEAAFVSALLKPDGKLLTLHPGATDPRRRWPASSFAELAALAVAQGCQVVVVGNDADRDLAQEVADLALAAAGPGAPVRSLAGELGIGTLAALLQASTVMVGNDSGPRHLAQAVGTATVGIYWFGNVVNAGAIGRATHRVHMAWVSDCPVCKADVTQVGWTAERCEHDDSFVAGVPVDDVWTDVEELLAVQSGGWRGKCSMTP, from the coding sequence ATGACCCAGGCACCCCCCTCAGGACGGCCGTGGCCCGCGCCGGGACAGCGGGATGGATTGGCCCGCGGCGTAGGCCCGCTGGCCCCTCGCTTTGCCGGGGTGGAAAAGATCGCCGTACTCCGCGGCGGCGGCCTCGGTGACCTGATGTTTGCGCTCCCCGCCATCGAGGCACTTGCCGCCGCGTATCCCGCCGCCTCCATCACACTCTTGGGAACGGCCCTGCACGCTGCCCTTTTGATTGACCGGCCAGGACCGGTGCACCGGGTGGAGGTGTTGCCCGCGGCCCCCGGAATCGCCGCCGGACCGGAGGACCCGCGGGTGGTGGAGGAGTTCCTGGCCAGGATGCGGCAGGAGCGCTTTGACCTGGCCGTGCAGGTGCACGGCGGCGGGCGGAATTCGAATCCCTTCCTGCTTGGCCTGGGTGCCCGGCACACCGTGGGGACCCGCACCCCCGACGCCGCGGCGTTGGACCGGAGCATCCCCTACATCTACTACCAGCATGAGGTGTTCCGCGCGCTGGAGGTGGCCGGGCTTGCCGGTGCCGCCCCCGTCAGCCTGGACGCGCAGCTGCCGGTCCTCCCCGCAGAAGCGGCTTTCGTTTCCGCACTGCTGAAGCCGGACGGGAAACTGCTGACCCTGCACCCCGGGGCCACCGATCCGCGGCGGCGGTGGCCGGCGTCGTCCTTCGCCGAGCTGGCGGCACTCGCCGTCGCGCAGGGCTGCCAGGTCGTGGTGGTGGGGAACGACGCCGACCGGGACCTGGCGCAGGAGGTCGCGGACCTGGCACTCGCCGCCGCCGGACCCGGGGCACCCGTCCGCTCGCTGGCCGGTGAACTGGGCATTGGCACGCTCGCGGCCCTGCTGCAGGCCAGCACCGTGATGGTGGGTAATGACAGCGGTCCGCGGCACCTGGCGCAGGCCGTCGGGACGGCAACGGTGGGGATTTACTGGTTCGGCAACGTGGTGAATGCCGGGGCGATTGGCCGCGCCACGCACCGGGTGCACATGGCCTGGGTGTCCGACTGCCCCGTCTGCAAGGCGGACGTCACGCAGGTGGGCTGGACGGCCGAGCGGTGCGAACACGATGACTCTTTCGTCGCCGGAGTGCCGGTGGACGACGTGTGGACCGACGTCGAGGAGCTGCTGGCGGTGCAAAGCGGGGGTTGGCGGGGGAAATGCAGCATGACGCCTTGA
- a CDS encoding GntR family transcriptional regulator has product MEKNVAGGAWIERSILTDQVHKEILARLMDGKLESGASISIDGTARELGVSPTPVREALARLESTGLVTRAALRGYRAAPRLNREELLDLMDARLLLEPHNAEVACIRADDAFLAALEHTIEDLRQAPNGPHFADYRSYWEADERFHRMIAEQTDNKFLVGAYTSLGGHVHRFRLFSGTGVDDAGSAIEEHTRILDAMRRGDAGAARTAMAGHLRGVRERAARENGTPGESGGSKPA; this is encoded by the coding sequence ATGGAGAAGAACGTTGCTGGCGGGGCATGGATCGAACGCAGCATCCTGACCGACCAGGTACACAAGGAAATCCTCGCGCGCCTCATGGACGGGAAGCTGGAATCCGGCGCTTCCATCAGCATCGACGGAACGGCGCGTGAGCTTGGGGTGTCGCCGACGCCGGTGCGGGAGGCCTTGGCCCGGCTCGAGTCCACGGGCCTGGTGACCCGTGCCGCACTGAGGGGCTACCGGGCTGCGCCGCGGCTCAACCGGGAGGAACTCCTCGACTTGATGGACGCCCGGCTGCTGCTCGAGCCGCACAACGCGGAAGTCGCCTGCATCCGCGCGGACGACGCCTTCCTCGCTGCTTTGGAGCACACCATCGAGGACCTCCGGCAGGCACCGAACGGGCCGCACTTCGCCGACTACCGTTCCTATTGGGAGGCCGACGAGCGTTTCCACCGCATGATCGCCGAGCAGACGGATAACAAATTCCTGGTCGGTGCCTACACCTCTCTTGGCGGACACGTGCACCGGTTCCGACTGTTCAGCGGAACCGGTGTCGATGATGCCGGCAGTGCAATCGAGGAACATACCCGGATTCTGGATGCCATGCGCCGCGGGGACGCTGGGGCGGCCCGGACCGCGATGGCCGGCCATCTCCGCGGCGTCCGCGAACGTGCCGCCCGGGAAAACGGTACCCCCGGCGAAAGCGGCGGAAGCAAGCCCGCTTAA
- a CDS encoding sugar phosphate isomerase/epimerase family protein: MDYSAGNWPIGAALLNFAGITTDGQDRTTAGPAGWKQTLREVRDAGFDYVDLTDSWVRPGDLDSVGRKQLLETARSYGLAFSDIAVTRKSVITPDGEQAQRNLAYTKRTIDAAADLEVSMVCLGLHDPLTQAQKDATWFWLAPGAEDEDTPENQERAASRFRELGEYAAERGVSLSLEMYEGTFLGTADSSVQLVTAVDLPNVGLCPDIGNIVRLHRGVEDWRGMLAKMLPHANYWQLKNYFRDYDPATGSYASAPAPLALGFINYREAIGMALDSGFDGPMCVEHYGGDGLTVSAMNRDYIRGILAAKLPED, encoded by the coding sequence ATGGATTACAGTGCCGGAAACTGGCCGATAGGTGCGGCCCTCCTGAACTTCGCCGGCATCACCACGGACGGTCAGGACCGAACCACGGCCGGTCCTGCAGGGTGGAAACAAACCCTCCGTGAGGTCCGTGACGCGGGATTCGACTACGTTGATCTCACCGATTCCTGGGTGCGTCCGGGCGATCTGGACTCCGTGGGCAGGAAGCAGCTGCTGGAGACGGCCCGTTCCTACGGCCTGGCGTTCAGTGACATCGCCGTGACGCGCAAGAGCGTCATCACCCCCGACGGGGAGCAGGCGCAGCGCAACCTCGCCTACACGAAGCGGACCATCGATGCTGCGGCGGACCTCGAGGTGTCCATGGTGTGCCTGGGCCTGCATGATCCGCTGACCCAGGCACAGAAGGACGCGACCTGGTTCTGGCTGGCTCCGGGGGCCGAGGACGAGGACACCCCGGAAAACCAGGAGCGGGCGGCGTCGCGGTTCCGCGAGCTCGGCGAGTACGCCGCCGAACGGGGCGTGAGCCTTTCCCTGGAAATGTATGAGGGGACCTTCCTCGGCACGGCCGACAGTTCCGTCCAGCTGGTCACCGCCGTGGACCTGCCCAACGTGGGGCTGTGTCCGGATATCGGCAACATCGTCCGCCTGCACCGCGGGGTCGAGGACTGGCGCGGAATGCTGGCCAAGATGCTGCCCCACGCCAACTACTGGCAGTTGAAGAACTACTTCCGGGACTACGACCCCGCCACAGGTTCCTACGCCTCCGCGCCGGCGCCCCTGGCCCTCGGGTTCATCAACTACCGGGAGGCGATCGGCATGGCTCTCGACTCCGGCTTCGACGGTCCCATGTGCGTGGAGCACTACGGCGGTGACGGCCTCACCGTTTCGGCCATGAACCGCGACTACATCCGCGGCATCCTGGCGGCCAAGCTGCCGGAGGACTGA